The Stieleria maiorica genome includes the window AACCCGAAATGGCATCCTCCTGATCCCCTGCCCGGCATCGCTCACGATTCGGGGCGACCGAAAACACTTCACTCCACGAACATTCAACTTTCGACAACTTTCATAGGTCAACGCATGATTGCCCTGGATCCCGACGCCAACCGCCCCAAGTTCATCAACGTCCGCGTCAAGCGACAAGATGGCCCTGGAAAAGAACCGTATTGGCAGTTGTTCAAGATCGACTATGAACCCGAATTGAATGTGATCACGGTCCTGCAACGGATCGCCGCACTGAGCGAAACATCGGACGGCAAGAAGGTCACCCCGGTCGTCTGGGATTGCGGCTGTCTGGAAGAGGTCTGCGGTGCCTGCACGATGCAAATCAACGGTCGCGTCCGCCAAAGTTGCAGCGCCCTGGTCGACCAGTTGCTCAAGGACAACGCCGACGAAATCGTGCTCGAGCCGATGAGCAAGTTCCCGGTGCTCCGCGACCTGATGGTCGACCGCAGTCGGTTATTCAAAGCTCTCGAAAAGGTCAAAGCCTGGGTGCCGGTCGACAGCTATTACAACATGGGCCCCGGCGAACGACAGCTCCGCGCCGCCCAGGAACAGAACTACCCGCTCAGCCAATGCATGAGCTGTGGCTGTTGCGTCGATGCCTGTCCGCAATACAACAAGATCGAACTGACGCGGAAGGACGGCGAGACGGACGAGGAGTTTCGTCGGCGCGAAGAAAAGGCTTGGGACCAGGAATTCGTCGGCCCCCACGCCATTTCGCAAGCCATGCTGTTCAACAATCATCCGACGGGCAAATCGATCGCGGGTGAGCGACTGGACGCGTTGACCAGCCCCGGCGGAATCCAGGCCTGCGGGAACGCTCAAAACTGTGTCGCCGTCTGCCCCAAGGAAATTCCCTTGACCACCTCCATCGCCCGGGCCGGCCGCGCCGCAACGATCCACACCATCAAAAAGTGGTTCGAAAAGTAATCGCGCGCCCGTGGGATAGGCTTCCAGCCTGTCATCATTCTGCCCCGCATCATTCTGCCATCCCTCCCTTGTCACTCCCACCAAAGTGGCAAAGCTGAACACGGGGCAAGAGCCAGGAACCTTCGAGGGGTAAGGGGATGTGCAACACCGATCGGACAGTGTCTTTCACCATCTTCTTACCCCAGAAATCTTCCTACACCTTCTCTACGCCGTCCGCAGATTCACCTCGCGACACAGTCCGCGAATTGATCGTTCGTCAATCAGATGAAACGTTGGGATGTTGGCGGCGATCAACGGGCCGGCAATCGCGCTGTAATCGTTGATGTCCAGCGTGTTGATGATCACCGCGACCGCTTTCCCACGGCGGGCAAACCCGAGTAACGTCGCCAGCGAGTCCGGCGTGGCCTGCTGCAGGATCGCGATCAATGTCGTTTCGTTGCTGATTCGTGATTCGGTTTCAACCAGCAACTCGGTCAGCGTCATCCCGTCGCTGCGTTCCAGACGCGCCAGCGTCGTTCTTAATCGTTGCAGATGAACCGCCCCACGCGCGGCGTCCAAGACGATCGGACGCAGCCGATCGTTGGTGTCCAGCATGGTTGCGGATTGCCTGGCTTGATCGCGGACTCGATGGTCACCGACCCAGCCATCGGTACGAACGCGATCGGCGGCGTCGCGACCGTTGGTGACAAACCCGAACGGTTGTGATTGATCGTGCAACGAACTGGCGATCGAAAACGCAGCGGTAATCGACAGGTCGGTCCGAATCGGTTCGTGCTGGGTCGGGTTGGTGGTCGTATGCATGTCCAACACCAGCGTCGCCCCGGCGATCGATGTCGGTTCATAGACCTTGCTGTGCAGGATCCCGGTCCGCGCC containing:
- the sdhB gene encoding succinate dehydrogenase iron-sulfur subunit, which encodes MIALDPDANRPKFINVRVKRQDGPGKEPYWQLFKIDYEPELNVITVLQRIAALSETSDGKKVTPVVWDCGCLEEVCGACTMQINGRVRQSCSALVDQLLKDNADEIVLEPMSKFPVLRDLMVDRSRLFKALEKVKAWVPVDSYYNMGPGERQLRAAQEQNYPLSQCMSCGCCVDACPQYNKIELTRKDGETDEEFRRREEKAWDQEFVGPHAISQAMLFNNHPTGKSIAGERLDALTSPGGIQACGNAQNCVAVCPKEIPLTTSIARAGRAATIHTIKKWFEK